The DNA window atttggtaacacttcagtATAGGGACCAaatctcactattaactagttgcttattagtatgcctACTGTTAACATATTGACTGTTTGTCAGTGCTTATTAAACACATATTCTgcacatttttactatttatccattcatctattattttaacctttctctctgtctgtaagGCCTATAAACCTTCAAAGCTCAacattgtttccttttttttcaaatacatatctctttgaattcaaattaatttaaaatccacttttttaaaaaaaaaaaactgtttaaaaggcATCCTCAATTCAATTCTGAATGGCAAACATTTTGGTATATTTTTGGTTATTAAAAAGctcactaaatgtttttttgctgatacaatgtaaaagcattttattttctttttacttacTTGGGCTAATACTGTTCAAATGTGTTAATGAGAAACTCTTTGTCATAGTCTCAGATGTGGATGCTCCATATGTCTCTGATTTATGCGAGGTGACCAGATGTTTGGCCTTTTGAGTGGATAGCAAGGTCAAATCCTCACCGGAACCCTCCAACCAACCTTCAGTGCTGAATGTGCTTGTTGATGTGGACTGAGTTGTGTGTATAAAAATCCCCTGGTCTTTATCTGGCTCTGGAGTTTCTGTGATATTTCCTGCATTTTCTTCTTCTGTAGCACCTTCAGGTAGGTGCGTTGAGGGACTTGACTGAACTGGAGCATGCTGAGTTGTCGTGGCATTGCTCAAGTCATATTCCAGTGTAGTATCATCAGTGGTCATGGAGATCTCAgtagtcacatgatcttcatcCTCATGCTCCAGGTTGGTTTTCGGCATGGGTTGGAAGTGTTTGGATCCATTTTTCTCCTTCGGTTGAGAGGATGGTTCTTCTGTTGTGTCAGGATGAGTTTCTGTAGGCAGGATGAAATCGATGGGCTCTCCAGGCTGTAGATTGGTATCTGGCATTGGTTGGTAGTGTCTATGATTGCTGCTTTTAACACCATCAACTGCTGAAGCTTTTATATCTGGTTCTTCTTTTAGTGTGAAATCAATGTGTTTTGAATCTTTGTAAATCTCTGGAATAGATTCAACTTTTTTCCAGGTGAACTCAGTGGGCTCAAGATATCTGTCTGTGCTGGTTGCGGTGGTGGAGTCTCTATAGATGTTATCTTCATCTAACTGAGGGCTTGTGGTGTGGTTGTGTTCCTCTGGTTCTAAAGTAGTCTGTGTGCTGTAAATAGAGAAGGACTCAACAGCCCCCTGTGCTTCATTTTCTGAGTTTTGAGTGATCTGATCCACACTATACTCCTCTTGAGAATCTGCTAAAGTCACAATATCCTGCTCTGTGTCCTCAGGCTCTGTTGCCATATGATCTATAGGTGAGACTGTCTGAGAGTTCCTGTTAGCTGCGGACGAAGAATATGAGAGATACTATTAACCAAagtttaaaggggtagttcacccaaaatgaaaattctgtcataaacAGACATCATCCTCATGACAAACCCGTTGGACCAATGGCATTTCCATGTTCAAGGCCAATTAAGGTACCTGGACTCCAGTTTGAACCTTGGTTAACTAAAGACAGCAAACTCAAATTTAAACATATTGGTAAATACCTCTGAAGCAGTAAACATCATGCTGAGTGTGTGGTTCAGGGAATCCTGTTTGATTGCTAAAACGATAAACAGTCTTGACACCAGGTTCAGAACCCCCACAACGCTCACGAGGGGTCACAATGGGGTAGCGAACGCTCTCATCAGCAAGCCAGCCAGGACTGCAGTGGTTCAGACCATCGTTCCAGGCGGCATACAGTTGGCCAGTGGTGGCTAGCTGAGCTCCCTGCTGCTCACAGTATGTCTTAGCTTCTGACAAGTTGAAGCGCTGTGTTGATGACCCATGAAAAACCTCTCCTAAAAACAGTTACATCAATGAATCAACAACCTTTTTGCTGAAAATCACAAACAAGTCATCATAAACAGAGTGCATTCTTTCAATATGGACTGCTTGGAAATAACAGTAGTTCGAGCACAGTAAACATGGATTGCAAGACATGGAAATGGTTTACCATGAATGTTCTCCACATAGCAATATACGTCATACAGTTCATCATCCTCCATCATTCCATAGTTTCGAACGCCTGGTAATCCATCCATGTCTCCAAAACATCCTTCACGTGGCAACTGGATTGGGTATCTAAGGAGGCATaggataaaaacaatataacaaatCCTGAAGatagatgttttttgtttggtcAAAATAAACCAATCTTAACCATATTAACTAATCTaatatcttgttttgttttttatatcatAAGCACAATTTTTAGCTTTGTCCCAATCCAGAAAttcattctaaatattaaatggcAGATATGTTCTGACAAGTACAGTATATACAGGATATGCTCTGTAATTGGTTATTTGTTGTGTGACTCTGTCCACTCACCTAACGGAGCGATCTGAAAGCCAGCCAGCGTCACACTGTTCATAACCACTATGGTACGCAGCCAGCAGCTGTTCTGGAGAAGCAATCTGAGCTCCAATATGTTCACACGCATCTTTGGCATCACCAAAAGTGAAGGCATAGCGACTTGAGGTATGGCGGTAATGGAAGACGACACCTAAGAACATATAGCATGTCACTGTTCTCATATACCACAGTTTCTGAACAGTTATAAagtgttatttgttatttttgaaacCAACGGCTTATTCCCCCTTTCGCCCCTCCCTTTGGAGAAGCTACAGCAACTAATACAGGATTAAGATGTCGTAGTCTGAGACAGTGGAGATAGTCAGCAATGAGGTTCTTTAGAAAGGTAAATTAAGGAATTATACTTAGTCACttaattcaataaatcaatatgttattgcaaatattatcATTACTTGTTCATCGTAGGGTGCATGTTTTATTCGCAAGAACAACAGGGAAACATGGTCTGTTTTTCCTTTAAGGGATACTGTACAAACAGGCGACTTCCACTTAAGGGGACCCGAGGTGTATGTAGATATAAATAGCTCATTCAAAGTTAATATAAACTTAACCATTCATTGCCTGAGGTCTTTGTACACCTCTGAAAACATATCTACTTGTATTGCATTTCTACCAATTGATcctcctaaatattacacactgcacctttaattAGTTGTTGGATGTTCTTCCAgctgaatctttaaaaaaattataatttttcagCCTTTTGTGATCCCCGTGGAAACGTTTTTGAGACTAGGACTTGGCGATATATTCTTCGATATATTCATGCATACCTTGtcagtaataaattacaataaacagataaaatacattcagctggaaaatatattttcggTTGTACTATTTCTCAATGTtatgcattttactgtaaataaatgatgaataaacTGTTAAATAGAGCCTTGGTAAAGGTttattgaaaagaaagaaaaaacaaaacaaaactaaaactaaaattgaaattCGTCCAAAAGTCTGAACGGTAGAATATGAGTGTGCAAAACACCGTTGTATGGCAAATACGGCAAGACAGTCTGGGGCGGCCAgtgatatttgcatataaagTAGTTTACATAATAATCACCTTTTACTTTGACTTGAGCCTGGTCACGTGCATCCTCCAAGCCATGCTGGACCTCACAGCGGTAGAAGCCTGTATCGTTGTGTAACAGGTCATCCAGTCTGAGGGTGAGATCAGCAGAAGAGGCAGCATAATTCAGCAGTGATGCCCTGCCTTTGTACAGCTCATTCACCTTTACCCTTTTACCACGGGCCACTAAAATCTCAGTCTCTCTGTTTGATGAAAGAAAGCTCCATTTGGCTCGTGGCTGGGTCAGCGCAGCATGTCGGCCCGAAGGCGGTGTCTGGGGGAGACTCACCACGCAGGGCAGGGTCAAGGAGCCCCCCAAAATGGCAGTTACTGGGGGGCTATCAGGAATGGTCACTAAAAATGGGGTCTCATCTAAGGAAAAGACAAGAATGATTGAAATCAACTGATAGTTTAATACCGGACTGAATTGGATGTTTATTTTCAAGGTGTGCATTAACATgggaaataaaagtacaaaaacataCTCTGTAACTGGTCTCTAACAGCTTTTTATGACCTTTACtgttatttatcattaattatATCTCATGCGTTACACGGTAGAGGTGAGACACACCTGCTGCAGGACTGAGGACAGCAGAAGATGACAAGACAAAGAGGCAGATGGCACGCAGCAGTATATGCAGAAACATCGCTGACCTGAGACTGAACAGAGGGAGAGAATGAGACAATATAAAGAAAGTCAAAGAACAGCATTATAAAAGTCAAATGGAGCTGTGACATACCACAACATAAGATCTTTGTGttgaacaacatttatttccaGCACAGCAATTTAGCTAATatatgtcatttaatttaactgcATTCTGTTCCAGTGTAGGTTCATGGATATTCATAGGGGGAAATGACACACTGCCTTATGTGAGAAAGCGAGAAAatgagaaagagggagagaataGAGGAAGAGGAGTTCTTTGTGCCTCTGCTGTTGCCGGATTGCGAGGATTCACGCATTTTTTTAGCCCTTTAAAATCAAATAGTTTGCCTGCGATATTTTAATAGCTATTGTAATAGCATTATAGCACTGaattaagtgatttttattttttttttaactaaagaaaataaatttgttttaaaaaaggggTTCTCAACCTTTTCAGGAACAGGAACCCCTGTCAAGAGGTATATATTTTGCTAATACTTTATAAAGACTATGTTTCATTAGACTAGAATGTTGACATTGTTACATTACATAATACCTAATGTGAAACAATTGTATCGTcatgtttgcagttttatttatttatttatggctTTATACAGTTATATGAACGGTCCCATGAGACTATATTTAGGCATGCaaccaattaaaaaatatttaacacttttaaagaagattttatgtatatatttagtcaTCTACTCCACAGATCCCTTTTGTAGACCTCTGGTTTAAAACCCTGGTTTAAAAGGCATGTgactgaatggaaaaaaacagaaaggcttgcctgcagttcttttgaaaaaaaacaaaaacaaaatgctcaAGCAGCGCAGTAAACAAATTTTCACTGCAGACCCACAGCACAGTCTTTGGAGGGCGTGTTTATTCTTTAAACGATGAGACTTTGCAGACTTATAATTTGTgttgaataacattttatttgttttacttaacTTTATGTGTGGTTTTGCATTTTCACAAGCCTTTCTGAATCAGAGGTTACTCGAGAGCTGCCCAGAGAGAGGATTTGGCAACCCTGTGCTAGGTCCAGCTGGCATGATTCAGATCTTTGGAGTCTTTGGGAGCTCTTGTATGTGCTCAGAATTCTGACAAGTCACCGAACAGACTAACTACCCTTTTCTAAACATGAGCATCTCTTTACCAGTACATCCATCTCCACTAAGGTCATCTTTATGCACCTGTCTCTGTGCAGCCCTTAAACTACATACAGAGCACAATATAGACTGTGTTTAGCTAAACGGCCCAGtgaaaggaaatgtttttagCAGTTAGATGGTTTCTAAGTGAGAGaggctgaaataaataaataaaagaccaCCTGCTAGATCCGCTGAAATACTGTTTGTAAAGACCAAATGAACTGAATAGTCATGCCTCAAAGTGTGAGCCAGAAAAGCAAGTAGACATAACAGTGGCCCAGTGATtctaacaattttaaatatccCTGTGACTTTTTAAAACCTGTACAAAAAAATCTGAGTAAGTTTCAACAACACTACACAAGCAATTTTCATCCAGGAGTTCAGgcaccttttaaataaaaaagtggaaGGTAATGAGTTGATTACATCAATTATACATGATAACATATCATTGACTAAGTTATTTTAACGACAGGATGTTTACGACGATGCCTGTGCAAAATTAGGGGTCATTTAAGTATCTAATTGTAACTCTTTTacataaaaacttttacaaCCAACCAGATGCAAAATTAAAGACTACAATCCCTAAAGAGAGACCCTCATTCCTGATGTGTATAGTACCTAATAGAGCACAGACTGATGAAGTGGAAATTTACTGATGCAATGTGAATTTGATtgaaacacatgcatatattatttaaacaaacacgaTCTATcaaaaatcaattaatcaatcaatcaatcaaacaatcaattaattaaaattctatTAATTAGTTTCCACAGACATATGAAGCACCACAACACTGATTTCcaacctaaaaaaaatgtatgattcaGTAACTCACACTATTATTTCACActactacagtttttttttccaaataccATCTCGATAAACACAAGAGACTACACaatcattgtttgttttttcagtacaatttaaaaaaaaaagtgtgatttttgtgaataatcagaaaaacaacaattcaACTTCCTTGATGTAACCTTTCTCTCCTGTTTTCAAGTTTAAAAAGGAAGCGTACCAAAGATATGGCCCATTAAGCTCTCTGATCCAGAGGTCTAACAGAAGTGGTTTACTGTAAGTATAAGACAGGAACTACAAAACCCAGCAAAAGGAGAATTCAGGGCACAAAAGCCTCAGACGCACCAGAGCAGGAAGTTCTGATGCTATGGTGCATTTTTTAGTGATGTAGAGTAATGGGTAAATGGAAACGGTTTGCctgagaggaaaagagagagagagagagagagagagagagagagagagagatggatggaaaCTGGCATGAACTGGCTGACCTGAAGTTGCATACACGAATGCGTGTTTAAGACTACTGCCATAGAGGACAGGGGTGTGTTCGCACATTCACTGTACCTCCTTTTAAAGTGCACTAGGACTTCAAggataaaaacatattttgtgagAGTTTTCAGAaggaaaatgaactgaaaagaCTAAACATAGCTGCCTTGCTGTTTACCTACAAGTATCCGCAGGTATTTGATCTGCCTCTCTGCTTATCTTGTATCCTGTTCTTGAGAACATTACAACAGATGCTGATACATTTCCATAAGCAAAAAGTAAAGCCAGATTGCTGTAAGGGCAAACATGGAGGACGGGGCCCAGCAACCTTAAGAGTGCTTAGGCAGGCATCTCCAAGGATGCCCGCTGTCTAGAATACAGAATGACTTCATTTTGAAGGGAAATGGGGAAGGAGGAGCATCACAGCAATCTTTTTTCTGACCATATGAGAAGATCATTTTTTTCCTTGGTTTAGTTTGTTATTCAATGGATAAACTTTCAGACAGACAAGGGATGgtaaaaagaaagcagaaaaacCTTCCCAAGCACATGGTTCTCTGTGGATTGCCGCTCTGTTTTGCAGTTTGCCCATATATTTTCATTGACTTTTCTCTGCGGTGTCTGTCTGCTTGGTCGTGGACTCTTCCCTTGCACTTTCTTCTCTTTCAATGCCACACCTAACTTCAAACTCAAGGCCTTCCTAACCTCACATGACTCTCTGTGACTTGGTCCATCACCCGGGGCAACCAGCACTGTCCTCAGAAACACAGACCAACCGGAactcacacagagagagacagagagggtaATTCACCCATGCTGTAGAGGTCTGAGGTGTTATTAGCCAAGCAGCCTGTGGTAGATCTGGCTAGCCAAGCATACAGCCATTCTCTGAGCTCTGTAAGAACCTGCAGAGAACGGATCTGAATAGTGGACTGAATCTCACAGCCTT is part of the Puntigrus tetrazona isolate hp1 chromosome 16, ASM1883169v1, whole genome shotgun sequence genome and encodes:
- the bcan gene encoding brevican core protein isoform X2: MRLYAILHLHGGFSRGMSLRSAMFLHILLRAICLFVLSSSAVLSPAADETPFLVTIPDSPPVTAILGGSLTLPCVVSLPQTPPSGRHAALTQPRAKWSFLSSNRETEILVARGKRVKVNELYKGRASLLNYAASSADLTLRLDDLLHNDTGFYRCEVQHGLEDARDQAQVKVKGVVFHYRHTSSRYAFTFGDAKDACEHIGAQIASPEQLLAAYHSGYEQCDAGWLSDRSVRYPIQLPREGCFGDMDGLPGVRNYGMMEDDELYDVYCYVENIHGEVFHGSSTQRFNLSEAKTYCEQQGAQLATTGQLYAAWNDGLNHCSPGWLADESVRYPIVTPRERCGGSEPGVKTVYRFSNQTGFPEPHTQHDVYCFRANRNSQTVSPIDHMATEPEDTEQDIVTLADSQEEYSVDQITQNSENEAQGAVESFSIYSTQTTLEPEEHNHTTSPQLDEDNIYRDSTTATSTDRYLEPTEFTWKKVESIPEIYKDSKHIDFTLKEEPDIKASAVDGVKSSNHRHYQPMPDTNLQPGEPIDFILPTETHPDTTEEPSSQPKEKNGSKHFQPMPKTNLEHEDEDHVTTEISMTTDDTTLEYDLSNATTTQHAPVQSSPSTHLPEGATEEENAGNITETPEPDKDQGIFIHTTQSTSTSTFSTEGWLEGSGEDLTLLSTQKAKHLVTSHKSETYGASTSETMTKSFSLTHLNSISPTFTPRHEDSSADHHNAEETSTQTLPLSLGAVDDASDYSTVSMRTKETESSESSGDHDDILPVTLLTTPTPHLLGTSTTHGPGQVEINSPLEIVGVLSESTTQSGLGIVEEELEKVEQEGLGEEPNQRLTTSTEFNNSTATFSVDGSDEDEDESSGERELPGNRSSVIKHPYSDVANITSSNLTDIQDLNETNGDNDDNQASTVGSTKSLEVTFLPHGTQSPIWQTVASSTNPGEFRADVEFSGEAALTTDDIKALDESDSTIAPINEKTTQTQKPSTTSAKNEDDDDDNYKLITKANSDNTEDVNDVTTNDSSLLPARPTQRLLVRTGYISDACLENPCKNGGTCVDSGAGHSCLCLPTYGGDFCETDLEHCEPGWEKFQGFCYKHFTKRQKWEVAEQHCRMCGGHLVSVISPEEQEFINDKYREYQWTGLNDKTIEGDFRWSDGNPLLYENWYRGQPDSYFLSGEDCVVMVWYDDGRWSDIPCNYQLSYTCKKGIAFCGQPPLVLHAKMFGRRQLKYRANSQVRYYCEPGFIQRQNPIITCQSNGQWEEPMITCSPVGSAYSNGEPVTWSTGQNKEIIIEETTTKTTTPEYVDIKWNF
- the bcan gene encoding brevican core protein isoform X1; this encodes MRLYAILHLHGGFSRGMSLRSAMFLHILLRAICLFVLSSSAVLSPAADETPFLVTIPDSPPVTAILGGSLTLPCVVSLPQTPPSGRHAALTQPRAKWSFLSSNRETEILVARGKRVKVNELYKGRASLLNYAASSADLTLRLDDLLHNDTGFYRCEVQHGLEDARDQAQVKVKGVVFHYRHTSSRYAFTFGDAKDACEHIGAQIASPEQLLAAYHSGYEQCDAGWLSDRSVRYPIQLPREGCFGDMDGLPGVRNYGMMEDDELYDVYCYVENIHGEVFHGSSTQRFNLSEAKTYCEQQGAQLATTGQLYAAWNDGLNHCSPGWLADESVRYPIVTPRERCGGSEPGVKTVYRFSNQTGFPEPHTQHDVYCFRANRNSQTVSPIDHMATEPEDTEQDIVTLADSQEEYSVDQITQNSENEAQGAVESFSIYSTQTTLEPEEHNHTTSPQLDEDNIYRDSTTATSTDRYLEPTEFTWKKVESIPEIYKDSKHIDFTLKEEPDIKASAVDGVKSSNHRHYQPMPDTNLQPGEPIDFILPTETHPDTTEEPSSQPKEKNGSKHFQPMPKTNLEHEDEDHVTTEISMTTDDTTLEYDLSNATTTQHAPVQSSPSTHLPEGATEEENAGNITETPEPDKDQGIFIHTTQSTSTSTFSTEGWLEGSGEDLTLLSTQKAKHLVTSHKSETYGASTSETMTKSFSLTHLNSISPTFTPRHEDSSADHHNAEETSTQTLPLSLGAVDDASDYSTVSMRTKETESSESSGDHDDILPVTLLTTPTPHLLGTSTTHGPGQVEINSPLEIVGVLSESTTQSGLGIVEEELEKVEQEGLGEEPNQRLTTSTEFNNSTATFSVDGSDEDEDESSGERELPGNRSSVIKHPYSDVANITSSNLTDIQDLNETNGDNDDNQASTVGSTKSLEVTFLPHGTQSPIWQTVASSTNPGEFRADVEFSGEAALTTDDIKALDESDSTIAPINEKTTQTQKPSTTSAKNEDDDDDNYKLITKANSDNTEDVNDVTTNDSSLLPARPTQRLLVRTGYISDACLENPCKNGGTCVDSGAGHSCLCLPTYGGDFCETDLEHCEPGWEKFQGFCYKHFTKRQKWEVAEQHCRMCGGHLVSVISPEEQEFINDKYREYQWTGLNDKTIEGDFRWSDGNPLLYENWYRGQPDSYFLSGEDCVVMVWYDDGRWSDIPCNYQLSYTCKKGIAAFCGQPPLVLHAKMFGRRQLKYRANSQVRYYCEPGFIQRQNPIITCQSNGQWEEPMITCSPVGSAYSNGEPVTWSTGQNKEIIIEETTTKTTTPEYVDIKWNF